The Setaria viridis chromosome 6, Setaria_viridis_v4.0, whole genome shotgun sequence genome contains a region encoding:
- the LOC117860555 gene encoding protein LSD1, which produces MPVPLAPYPTPPVPFTPPNGAQSQLVCTGCRNLLMYPAGATSVCCAVCSTVTAVPAPGTEMAQLVCGGCHTLLMYIRGATSVQCSCCHTVNLAMEANQVAHVNCGNCRMLLMYQYGARSVKCAVCNFVTSVGASPGAEQKPSS; this is translated from the exons ATGCCGGTTCCCCTTGCACCGTACCCAACTCCTCCGGTGCCGTTCACGCCGCCCAATG GGGCTCAAAGCCAGCTTGTCTGCACCGGCTGCCGGAATCTTCTCATGTATCCAGCTGGTGCGACGTCCGTCTGCTGTGCAGTTTGCAGCACCGTCACCGCCGTGCCGGCTCCGG GAACTGAGATGGCACAGTTAGTTTGCGGAGGGTGCCACACTCTCCTGATGTACATACGTGGCGCGACAAGTGTACAATGTTCTTGCTGCCACACTGTTAACCTGGCTATGGAAG CGAATCAAGTTGCACATGTAAACTGCGGGAACTGCCGTATGCTGCTTATGTACCAGTATGGAGCTAGGTCTGTGAAATGCGCAGTCTGCAATTTTGTGACATCAGTTGGG GCATCACCTGGTGCAGAGCAGAAGCCCAGCAGCTGA